A stretch of DNA from Mycolicibacterium celeriflavum:
GACGCCGAACTCGGATTCGGCCTGGCGGTAGTAGTCCATCAGTTCGGCGGCGGGTGTGGGCGGGACGATCCGCCACGCAGGCAACGTGTCCTTCGGTCGGCTCATCACACCGAGTTCTCGACGCGCGTTGACGTTGTGGTCGTAGATCTGCAGGAGCTCCGGCGGGATTCGCGGGCGCACGATCGGATCCCACTCGGGATGCCGACCCAGCGCACGGTATGCCGCTTGCTGGCGATGCGCCGCCGCGGTCATCAGCGCCGCGGAGGACGACGGGTCGCGCAGCGCGCGTTCGTCGGCGACCAGATCGTCGGCCATGCGCGCTGGGTCCGACGCGAGTTCGCGAGACGGGATCTCGGGCGCGGGCGGCGGTGCGGGAGCAGTGGTCGCCGACGCGCCGGTGGTGGGCGACGGCGCGTCCGATCCCGCGGCGCAGCCGACGAGAGCGAACACCGTCGCGACGGCGAGCGCCCCGACGCGCCGAAATGCCGAGATCTCCGACATGGTCCTCCTACCCCCGTTAGCGTGGCGCCGTGTCCAGATCGGGCCGATCCGCTGGACCGGACGATACCCGGCCGGGATAGAGAAACGTCGGGAGGCGAACATGGCGTGGGATTTCAGCACCGACCCCGATTTTCAAGAAAAGCTGGACTGGGTCAAGCAGTTCTGCGAGGAAAAGGTCGAGCCACTGGACCACGTGTTTCCTTACGCGGTGCGATCACCCGATCCGGCGGTCAAGGCCTACGTGCGCGAGCTCCAGCAGGAGGTCAGGGATCAGGGCCTGTGGGCGATCTTCCTCGACAAGGACCTTGGCGGGCCGGGCTTCGGCCAGCTCAAGCTCGGCCTGCTCAACGAAATCATCGGCCGCTACGCCAGCGCCCCGCACATGTTCGGGGCATCGGCGCCGGACACCGGAAACATGGAAATGCTGGCCGCATACGGCACCGACGAACAGAAAGAACGGTGGCTCAAGCCGCTGCTGAATCAGGACATGTTCTCGGCGTACTCGATGACCGAGCCGCAGGGTGGCAGCGACCCTAACCTGTTCAAGACCCACGCCGTCCGAGACGGCGACGAATGGGTGATCAACGGTGAGAAGTGGTTCACCTCGGCAGGCCGCGTCGCCGACATCTTGTTTGTGATGTGTACCAACGGCATGTTCGTCGTTCCGCGCAAGACGCCCGGCGTCGAGATCATGCCCGAGCCGCGCAACCACAACCACATCGTCTACCGCGACGTGCGGGTGCCGCTCGACCATCTCCTCGGCCCGGAGAACGGCGCAAAGGTGTTGGCGCAGCGCCGACTCGGCGGCGGGCGCATCCACCACGCCATGCGCACGATCGCGCAGTGCAAGCTGGCCTTCGACATGATGTGCGAGCGCGCGCTGAGCCGCGAATCGCACGGCAAGGTCATCGCCGAACACCAGATGGTGCAGGAGAAGATCGCCGAGTCCTACGCGATGATCAAGATGCTGCGCCTGTTCGTGCTGGAGACGGCGTGGAAGATCGACAACACCTCCACGCAGGAGGCCCGCACCGAGATCGCCGCCGTCAAGTTCACGATGGCCAAGGTGCTGCGGGAGGTGTCGTTCAACGCGCTGCACATCCTCGGGTCGCTCGGTACCACCGATCTCACTCCGATCCAGGCGATGTACGCCGGCGCCCCGACGATGGGCATCGCCGACGGCGTCGACGAGGTGCACAAGGCCACGGTCGCGCGGCGCGTGCTGCGCGACTATCAGCCGCATGACGGCGATTTCCCGACCGAATTCCTGCCCTACAAGCGGGAGCAGGCGCGCCAAAAGATGAAGCCCGTGCTCGACGCCAGACCGGAATTGGCGGCCGCCGCCGAGGCGTACCAGAAGTATCTGTCGCAGCGCCGCTGAGCTTCGCGCCTACTGTGAAGGCATGAGGTTCGCCATCGCCCTAATCGGCGTGATTGTCGCGTTGTTCGGCCTGCTGTTCACACTCCAAGGATTCGGTGTGGTCGGCGGCAGCCCGATGAGCAACACCACCACCTGGTCGATCCTCGGACCGATCATCGCGCTGATCGGCGTCGCGCTCGCGGTCGGTGGTCTTCGCCGCCGCAGGCCTTAGCTCGCAAGCCTGTCAGCCGGGTCCGACACCCGACTCACGCACCGCCTCTCTGAGGCCCACAGGCACCACAGGCCACACCGCTAGCACCTTTAACTTCTGTTCGCTACGGTCGCCCGAGCGTCGACCGTCGACCTGTAACGCCTGGGTCCTTTCAGCGATGAATCTTCTGAGACCGGAGCGTCGGGGGCGCCGCAGGCGAACCTCCAGTTGCCCAAAATTCGTAGCGTCGGGGGAGCGGCGGATGAACGCCGCCCATGAGAAGGGAGTCGATGCACGATGGGTGCACCGCTGGATGATTTCCACAGGCGAGGCATCGCCGCGCTGGCGTCGGGGGTGGTGATCTCCCTGACCGCGCTGACCGCTGGTGTCGCTCCCGCCATTGCAAAGCCGGACTCCGACGACGTCGTGACGACGGTCGCGCCGGAACCGAAGGTGAGTGCTCCCGAGCCCGAGGTGACGGCCGAAAAGCCGGCGCGCGAGCCCGTCGTGCCCGAAGCGCCGCAGACGCACGACGCACCGCAGCCGCAGGAGCCGCAGACGCAGGATCCGGTCGTCGTGGAACCGGAGCCGGCACCCGAACCCAAGCCGGCACCCGAACCCAAGCCGGCACCCGAACCCGAGCCGGAACCGGCGCCCGAGCCGGAGCCGGAGCCCCAAACGGCGGCCCCGCCGACGACCACCGCGGCGGCGCCGACTGGCGAACCCACCGAGCCGAGCGCCGAGCCGTCGACGACCGTCGAGCGGGCTCCGGCGACGTCGGCCGCACCGACCACCACCGGCGTTGCTCCGGCGACCGCGCCCGAAGCCAGCGAGTCGGCTGATCCGTCCACGACGTCCACATCGGCCGCGCTCGTTCCGGCTACGGACAGCGCGGCACCGACGTCGACTGACCGCTCCGAGACGCCGACCAGCGGATCGGAGGCCATCGCCACCGAGCAGGACGGCGAGCAGTCCGAAACTCCGACGGTGTCCATCGAGCAGGCCGCCAAGGAAATCGAACTGCTGGCCCCGGAGACGCTCGAGGCTCCGGCCGAAAACATCCAGCTCGCCAAGAAATCCGAACCGATCTTCGAGCCGGAGCCCGCCGCGGCACCCGAGGAGGACGTCAACGCGTTCAAGCAGTCGGTAGACCTGACCCTGGGCCTGAACGGCCTTGAAGCCAGCACCAGCGCGAAGGTCGAGTTGGAGGCCAAGCGCGACCGCGACTTCGAGTTGGTCAGCAATGTGCGCCAGTGGCGGCCGGACTGGATCGAGTACGACCAGTACTACCGGCCGGTGCTGATGAACCCGTTCCGGGCACCGGTGCGCATCGTCTACGTCTACGACATGCGGCCCCGCATCGTGTACATCCCGCCGCTGTCACGGCTCGTGATCGAAGCGGCTCAGTTCGCGGCCTACAGCTTCACGGCGGCGGTGCTCAGCCCGATCAACATGGCGGCCAACTTCGCGCGGGCGGCGACCAACATCGCGGTCGGCAGCTTCTTCGGCGGTGGCTACTTCCCGGGCGTCGGGCTGCCGTTGCCGCCGCCTCCGCCACCGGTGCTGCGCTACGACAACGTGCCGGTTTTGGTGAACTACTCCAACGCTCGGTACGAGCCGTTCCGGGTACGCCAGATCGTCGACGTCGGTGAGGACCCCGTCTACGGTGGCCGCAAGGTGCTGCTCGACGGGGCGACGCCGGCCTGGGGCGAGTGGACCCAGACGGCAAGCGGGGAACGCCAATTCGAGGTGCACAGGACGCAGCAGTTCCCCGGTTTGAGTGAACCGGCCGAGGGCCCGCTGCCCGGCGACTACCGGCTTCGACTCGCTTCGGACGAGGCGGCGACCGGCGGCCTCACCGGCCGGGACATCTTCCTGATGGTGTCGGCCGGCGTGATCGGCACGCTGGGCTTCGGCGCGATCGGTCTGGCGTTCTTCCTCGGACGTCGGCGGCCGGAGCACTGAGCACGAAGACGGTGCACAGGCGTCAACGAGCGGGCATGATGGAGTGATGCCCGAGGTGCGTGTTGGGCCCCTGCTCCGCCACGTCGGCGAAACGGACGCGACCGTCTGGGTCGAGACGGATGTGCGTTGTCGTGTCGAGGTTCTCGGTAACTCCGCCAACACCTTTGAGGTCGAGGGCCACCATTTCGCGATCGTCTGCGTGGCGGGCCTGGACCCGGACCGCGAACACCCCTACGAGGTCCATCTCGACGGCGCAAAGGCGTGGCCGCCCGACGACTACGAGTTCCCGCAGCCGCGCATCCGGCTGATGCCGCGCGACGGCTCCCTGCGGCTGTTGTTCGGGTCGTGCCGCTGTTCGGCGCCGCACCGTCCGCCCTACACCTATCAACACTGGTGGCATCCCAAGGGCAAGGGCATCGACGTGTTGCGCACCTACGGCATGCGGATGCTGCGGCAGCCGTCGGCGCTGTGGCCCGACGCGCTGCTGATGATGGGCGACCAGCTCTACGCCGATCAGGTCAACGACACGATCCGGGACCTCGTCGCCGAGCGCGAGGTACACGCCAACGGGCCGGTCGAGGTGCTCGAGGACTTCGAGGAGTACTGCATCGGCTACTGGGACGCCTGGAGCGACCCGGTGGTGCGGTGGATGCTGTCCACGCTGCCGACGTCGATGATGTTCGACGACCACGAGATCAACGACAAGTGGAACACCTCGCAGGCGTGGCTGGAGGAGAAGCGCAAGACCGACTGGTACGAGACCCGGATCATCGGCGGGTTGATGGCCTATTGGATCTACCAGCATCTGGGCAACATGTCGCCTCAGGAGCTCGCCGACGACGACACGTTCCAGCAGGTCCTGGCCAGCCGTGACGGCACCGAGCCGATCAGGCTGCTCGCCAAACGGGCCGAAAGCGACGAGGGCGCTTCACGATTCAGCATGTGCCGCGATCTCGGCTCGTCGCGGCTCATCGTCGCCGACTCGCGTACCGGCAGACAACTGCAACCGGGCCGGCGCCGCATCATGACCGACGAGGAATGGGAGTGGATCACGGCCAAGGTCGACGGCGACTACGACCACCTGCTGTTCGCGAGCTCGCTGCCGATCCTGTTGCCCTACGGCATGCATCACATCGAGGGCTGGACCGAAGCGGTCACCGACGGCGCCTGGGGCCGACGGCTCACCGGGCTCGGCGAGAAGGTGCGCATCGCGGCGAACCTCGACCACTGGGCCTGCTTCCAGTACAGCTTCCGGCGGTTCGAGGAGCTGGTGATCGACGTCGCCACCGGCAAACGGGGCGAGGCTCCGCAGTCGATGGTCATGTTCGGCGGCGACGTCCACCACTGCTGGGTGTCGGAGATCGAGCTACCGCAGGACGCGCCGAACGCGTTGACCAAGGTGTGGCAGGTGGTGTGCTCGGGGCTGCGCAAGGAGCCGTCGGCGGTGGAGCGAATGGTGTTGCGGCTCGGCCATACTCGGGCGGCGGAGGCGGTCGGCAAGCTGTTGGTCAAGACCACGGACGTGGGCATGCCGCGGCTGCGGTGGCGGCCGGTCACGATGCCGCACTTCCGTAATCAGGTCGGCACGCTGGAGATCGCCGGCGGCGAGATGGGCGTGCGGATCGAAAAGATCAGCGGCGGCTGGCGTAAACCGCGCCTCACCACGGTGATCGAGCACAAACTGCTCTGATCGTGATTTCGGTGCGCTACCGATCGCTCAGCGACTGTTAAGACACCGAAACCGCTTCAGCCCGCGCCCTTGCCGTTGTCCACGCGGTATACCGCCCCGTGGATGGCGGCGGCGTCATCGCTGGCCAGAAACGCGATCGCCTTGGCGACGTCGACGGTGTCGGAGAACCCGCGCGGCGACGCGATCCGCATGATCAGGTTCCAGTCGGCGTTGTCGGGCGCGGTGAACTCTGTGGTCTGCGCTGTCGGCATCCCGCCCGGGCACACCGCGTTCACCCGGATTCTGTCCTTGGTGTACTCGACGGCCAGTGCGCGGGTCAGCCCCACCAGTCCGTGTTTGGCCGCGCAGTATCCCGCCGAGTAGACCTCGCCCTCGACGCCCGCGATGGAGGCGACGTTGACGATGTTGCCGCCGCTCTCCAGCAGGTGGGGCAGCGCGGCGCGGCACAGGTAGAACGGCCCGTTGAGGTTCACCGCCAGATCGCGGTCCCACTCGTCGTCGGTCACCGTCGTGGTGTGCCGCATCTGGTGAAAACCGGCGACGTTGACCAGCACATCGAGTTGGCCGAACGCGTCGACGCACTGCGCGACGGCGTCGCGGCAGGCCTGCGACGACGCCACGTCCACCGGCGCGAAACGGCCGCCGGGCACCGCCTCGAACACCGATGCCATCCGCTCGGCGTCGCGTGCGATGCCGAACACCGTCGCGCCGCGCTGGGCGAACAGTTGCGCGACTGCGGCGCCCAGCCCCGCCGACGCGCCCGTCACCAATGCGACCTTGCCGCTGAGTTGAGTCATGGCAAGACTTTCTCACAACGGCATTTGTCGCCTTGAGACAACATTCTGCGCGATGTGCGCGCGGACAACTCGCCGACAACCTGGCCGCCCTATAGCCGCCCTATATTGGCCGACACGTCCTCCGCCCCAGATTGCACCCACGGTTGTGCGGCACCACCCCGCACACATCACGACCATGAGTGCAATCTCGACCATAGGATCCGGATCGATGTACACCGGTGCGGACGAGCTAGCTGCACGAGACTCGCGGGCGCTCCGGCGGTACCGCCGCCAACAACGTGCGGGTGTAGTCGTCCTGCGGCGACGCGAACAGTTCCGCGGCGGGACGGTACTCGACCGCGGCACCGTCGCGCATCACCAGCACGTCGTGGCTGACCTGCTGCACGATCGCGAGGTCGTGCGCGATGAACAGGTACGTCAACGCGAGGTCGTGCTGCAGGCCGGCCAGTAGGTCCAGTACCCGCGCCTGCACCGAAACATCCAGCGCCGCGGTGGCTTCGTCGAGGATCATCAGCTCCGGCTCCCCGGCCAGCGCTCGGGCGATGCTCACCCGCTGGCGCTCACCCCCGGATAGCTCGTGCGGGTAACGCGAGGCGAATGACGTTGGTAGACCGACCAGTTCGAGAAGTTCGGCCACCCTGGCCGCGCGGGCCCGCCTGCCTTTCGCCAGGCGGTGCACACTCAGCGGTTCGCCGATCGCGGCGCCGACGCGGACACGCGGGTTCACCGACGAGAACGGATCCTGGAACACCAGGCCGATCCGCCGGCGCATCGCCTTCTCGGCCGCACCACGGACGCCGAACACGTCGGCCCCGTCGAGCGTCGCGATGCCGGCATCGGGCCGCAGCAACCCGGTGAGCGCTGCCGCCACCGTCGACTTGCCCGATCCCGACTCGCCCACCAGACCAAGCGTGGTGCCGCGCCGGATCTGAAACGACAACTCCTTGACGGCGTGCACGGTCGACGTGCCGACCGGCGTGCGGACCGCGAACCGCACGTCGAGGCCGTTGACCTGCAGCAGCACCGGCGCATCGGCCACCGCGGGTGGGCCGGGCCGCCCGATCAACGGCCGGGCGGCGAGCAGTTCGCGGGTGTACTCGTGGGCAGGACGGTCGAAGACGTCGGCTATCGGCGCCTGCTCGACGGCTTCGCCGCCACGCAGCACCGTGACGTCGTCGGCGACCTGCCCGATCACGCCGAGGTCGTGGCTGATCCACACCACCGCCGTGCCGAAGTCGCGTTGCAGGTCGGCCACCAACTCGACGATCTGGGCCTGGGTGGTGACGTCGAGCGCGGTCGTCGGTTCGTCGGCGATCAGCAGCACCGGATCACACGCCATCGCGATCGCGATCATCACGCGCTGCTTCTGCC
This window harbors:
- a CDS encoding SDR family NAD(P)-dependent oxidoreductase: MTQLSGKVALVTGASAGLGAAVAQLFAQRGATVFGIARDAERMASVFEAVPGGRFAPVDVASSQACRDAVAQCVDAFGQLDVLVNVAGFHQMRHTTTVTDDEWDRDLAVNLNGPFYLCRAALPHLLESGGNIVNVASIAGVEGEVYSAGYCAAKHGLVGLTRALAVEYTKDRIRVNAVCPGGMPTAQTTEFTAPDNADWNLIMRIASPRGFSDTVDVAKAIAFLASDDAAAIHGAVYRVDNGKGAG
- a CDS encoding acyl-CoA dehydrogenase family protein, with protein sequence MAWDFSTDPDFQEKLDWVKQFCEEKVEPLDHVFPYAVRSPDPAVKAYVRELQQEVRDQGLWAIFLDKDLGGPGFGQLKLGLLNEIIGRYASAPHMFGASAPDTGNMEMLAAYGTDEQKERWLKPLLNQDMFSAYSMTEPQGGSDPNLFKTHAVRDGDEWVINGEKWFTSAGRVADILFVMCTNGMFVVPRKTPGVEIMPEPRNHNHIVYRDVRVPLDHLLGPENGAKVLAQRRLGGGRIHHAMRTIAQCKLAFDMMCERALSRESHGKVIAEHQMVQEKIAESYAMIKMLRLFVLETAWKIDNTSTQEARTEIAAVKFTMAKVLREVSFNALHILGSLGTTDLTPIQAMYAGAPTMGIADGVDEVHKATVARRVLRDYQPHDGDFPTEFLPYKREQARQKMKPVLDARPELAAAAEAYQKYLSQRR
- a CDS encoding dipeptide ABC transporter ATP-binding protein — translated: MSEPVLSVRDLRVGVGRRAIVHGVSFDVHRGQTLGIVGESGSGKSMTVLAATGLLDAPGATVSGTSTLTTDSGRTELAGAPNRVLRSVHGGQIGFVFQDPGTSLNPLLTLERQITESLEAHRRMNRQQARGRALELLEAVGLPDPQSRLRAYPHQLSGGQKQRVMIAIAMACDPVLLIADEPTTALDVTTQAQIVELVADLQRDFGTAVVWISHDLGVIGQVADDVTVLRGGEAVEQAPIADVFDRPAHEYTRELLAARPLIGRPGPPAVADAPVLLQVNGLDVRFAVRTPVGTSTVHAVKELSFQIRRGTTLGLVGESGSGKSTVAAALTGLLRPDAGIATLDGADVFGVRGAAEKAMRRRIGLVFQDPFSSVNPRVRVGAAIGEPLSVHRLAKGRRARAARVAELLELVGLPTSFASRYPHELSGGERQRVSIARALAGEPELMILDEATAALDVSVQARVLDLLAGLQHDLALTYLFIAHDLAIVQQVSHDVLVMRDGAAVEYRPAAELFASPQDDYTRTLLAAVPPERPRVSCS
- a CDS encoding DUF7800 domain-containing protein yields the protein MPEVRVGPLLRHVGETDATVWVETDVRCRVEVLGNSANTFEVEGHHFAIVCVAGLDPDREHPYEVHLDGAKAWPPDDYEFPQPRIRLMPRDGSLRLLFGSCRCSAPHRPPYTYQHWWHPKGKGIDVLRTYGMRMLRQPSALWPDALLMMGDQLYADQVNDTIRDLVAEREVHANGPVEVLEDFEEYCIGYWDAWSDPVVRWMLSTLPTSMMFDDHEINDKWNTSQAWLEEKRKTDWYETRIIGGLMAYWIYQHLGNMSPQELADDDTFQQVLASRDGTEPIRLLAKRAESDEGASRFSMCRDLGSSRLIVADSRTGRQLQPGRRRIMTDEEWEWITAKVDGDYDHLLFASSLPILLPYGMHHIEGWTEAVTDGAWGRRLTGLGEKVRIAANLDHWACFQYSFRRFEELVIDVATGKRGEAPQSMVMFGGDVHHCWVSEIELPQDAPNALTKVWQVVCSGLRKEPSAVERMVLRLGHTRAAEAVGKLLVKTTDVGMPRLRWRPVTMPHFRNQVGTLEIAGGEMGVRIEKISGGWRKPRLTTVIEHKLL